One Diabrotica virgifera virgifera chromosome 3, PGI_DIABVI_V3a genomic window carries:
- the LOC126881292 gene encoding dual specificity protein phosphatase 19 — MSLLDSIKSKKQSLRSTETIVTLADGKKLRETKEKTEFLGVSYGFVVDTKPDKTPAKIIPNLYLGAQDCCEREVLDSYNLRVVLSVGIEPSVKYENVIYKYIECLDLPETDIKDVLNVAVPTIDEYILENNILVHCNAGVSRSCSVVIGYLILKRGFSYESALQACKDVRPCVRPNDGFEKQLKMLNSDTS, encoded by the coding sequence ATGAGTTTGCTAGATTCTATCAAATCCAAAAAGCAGTCCTTGAGGAGTACAGAAACTATAGTGACTCTTGCGGACGGTAAAAAACTTAGGGAGACTAAAGAAAAAACCGAATTTTTAGGTGTAAGTTATGGGTTTGTTGTAGACACAAAACCGGATAAAACGCCTGCAAAAATTATACCCAATTTGTATTTAGGTGCACAAGATTGTTGTGAGAGAGAAGTTTTAGACAGTTACAACTTGAGAGTTGTATTAAGTGTAGGGATAGAGCCCTCCGTAAAGTACGAAAatgttatttataaatatatagaGTGTTTAGATTTACCTGAGACTGATATAAAAGACGTTTTGAATGTGGCTGTTCCAACTATCGATGAATATATactcgaaaataatattttggtGCACTGCAATGCAGGGGTCAGCAGATCATGTTCTGTTGTTATTGGGTATCTTATATTAAAAAGGGGATTTAGTTATGAATCTGCCTTACAAGCTTGTAAAGATGTAAGACCTTGTGTTAGACCAAACGATGGTTTCGAAAAACAGTTGAAAATGTTAAATAGTGACACGAGTTGA